One Danio rerio strain Tuebingen ecotype United States chromosome 9, GRCz12tu, whole genome shotgun sequence genomic region harbors:
- the LOC101885154 gene encoding secreted phosphoprotein 24: protein MTQAFILLLFFQCCCVSGQLLLGYRPNFSPLADLALKVSVDAFNRQSSHFSLHKPTSKAVQQITLVRDNMYDILLDFGIMETDCLKYARRAYMDSCLFKRERFASKELCSSLVRVGGTFVAPLDISCIADVDALRSSSESSSEELFFQRTRPAPLRSFSPGVILCQGQFDCSRLLL from the exons atgacaCAAGCCTTTATTCTGCTGTTGTTCTTTCAGTGCTGCTGTGTCTCAG ggCAGCTTCTGTTAGGATATAGGCCTAACTTTAGTCCTCTGGCTGATCTGGCTCTGAAGGTTTCTGTTGATGCCTTCAACAGGCAGTCCAGCCATTTCAGTCTACACAAGCCAACTAGCAAAGCAGTTCAACAG ATCACACTGGTACGTGACAATATGTATGACATTCTGCTTGATTTCGGAATAATGGAAACAGACTGTCTGAAATATGCCAGAAGAGCATATATGGACAGTTGCCTTTTCAAACGGGAACGTTTTGCG TCAAAGGAATTGTGCTCCAGTCTTGTGCGTGTTGGCGGCACGTTTGTGGCTCCTCTGGACATCAGCTGTATTGCTGATGTAGATGCACTGAGGTCCAGCTCAGAGTCCAGCAGCGAGGAGCTCTTTTTCCAGAGGACAAGACCTGCTCCATTGCGCTCTTTCTCTCCAGGAGTCATTCTATGCCAAGGACAATTTGACTGTTCCAGATTACTGCTGTGA
- the raph1a gene encoding ras-associated and pleckstrin homology domains-containing protein 1a isoform X3, which yields MASCWKSQEEQAAKQKAEKIRVALEKIKEAQVKKLVVRVHLSDESSKTMMVDERQTVRQVLDSLLDKSHCGYSLDWSLVEIITELQMERIFEDHENLVENLLNWTRDSTNRLMFIERIEKYALFKNPQNYLLGRKETCEMADRNKEALLEECFGGSTISVPEIEGVLWLKDDGKKSWKKRYFLLRASGIYYVPKGKAKASRDLVCFLQLDHVNVYLGQDYRSKYKAPTDYCMVLKHPQIQKKSQYIKYLCCDDVRMLHQWVNGIRIAKYGKQLYVNYQEAMRRTEAAHDWSSLSSSSIKSCSSSSSLPESQSNHSSQSDSGVSETTSSGHVRSQSVVSSIFSEAWKRGNQADEPKMRIDGPPAQPARASYPLQLPPLPQSLQSRSSYSGVSPASPSSPPSPPPPPPPPPPLPNPTHHSTPVVFTKYSTLARLQNISQAPNHYKQTPLLAAQQQPTPPVPPPQCLKPLMNNTTEVASSPPPAPPPPPPPEMPVPGSAMAVLKHAPISPQYTPPPPPEEDPSYLHSNGYLPPPPPPEQLKYPPPLSTNGLQQFLAQKFPNMTYDFSPVQQDEEPPPPPPVCFSPPPQQSGPPAPPKTFTGGFPPQTAPKPGHGISPISPVPPSLSPTPSLMKKQQSLSSGHSPNQPPPTLPKQYSLSSKAPSVSAPISPTQSLVKQIVNQFPDTLDGSKGPISPPVVKNKPKWQPGGQAQPQSPEFPPPPPESTLEFPPPPAPSPPPASQPSGKSGSPIKKSPSTSSNSSTGSGGKKPPPTPQRNSSMKATSSVEYQESKKVEDLVSMFGQTSQAPPSSFSTPSSTTGSPSKESSRALTKPGKINLANLPLALQGRQSHCRQSSADFPSPPLDCEFPPPPPDSELLPPPPLPSELHIGAPKVAVVNPQPQHSSSSTSSWKQSSLKKMPPPTMHRRSSGPPEQLALSPPPQQMPLSSFNSQIPPTSPKANLSMQPNFLEDLNRTLKRKSMTRHGSLTSSRISAKLEPVATMDDMALPPPPPELLLGQQKKGGYTSANISGYATLRRGPPPAPPKRDQNTKLTSEW from the exons CTGGTAGTCCGGGTGCATCTATCAGATGAAAGCTCTAAGACTATGATGGTGGATGAAAGACAGACGGTGCGTCAGGTGCTGGACAGCCTGCTGGACAAATCTCACTGTGGCTACAGTCTGGACTGGTCTCTGGTAGAGATCATCACTGAACTCCAGATGG agaGAATCTTTGAGGATCATGAGAATCTGGTGGAGAACTTGTTGAATTGGACAAGGGACAGCACCAACAGACTGATGTTTATTGAACGAATTGAGAAATATGCACTCTTCAAGAATCCTCAG AACTATTTGCTGGGGCGTAAGGAGACGTGTGAGATGGCGGATAGAAATAAAGAGGCTCTGCTGGAG GAGTGTTTTGGTGGGAGCACTATCAGCGTGCCTGAGATAGAAGGGGTGCTCTGGCTCAAAGACGATGGCAAGAAATCCTGGAAAAAACGCTACTTCTTGTTACGAGCCTCCGGGATTTATTATGTGCCAAAGGGTAAAGCCAAG GCCTCCAGAGACCTGGTTTGCTTTCTGCAGCTGGATCATGTTAATGTGTACTTGGGTCAGGACTACCGCAGCAAATACAAAGCCCCGACTGACTACTGCATGGTCTTGAAG CACCCTCAGATTCAGAAGAAATCACAGTACATCAAGTATCTGTGTTGTGATGATGTCAGAATGCTGCATCAGTGGGTCAACGGAATACGCATTGCCAAG TATGGGAAGCAGTTGTATGTTAACTACCAGGAAGCTATGAGGCGCACAGAGGCTGCACATGATTGGTCCTCTCTGTCCAGCTCCAGTATTAAGTCTTGTTCCAGTTCCTCAAGTCTACCAG AATCTCAGTCTAACCACTCCAGCCAGTCAGACAGTGGTGTGTCAGAGACCACATCCTCTGGTCATGTGCGCTCTCAGAGTGTGGTCAGCTCCATCTTCTCCGAGGCCTGGAAGAGAGGCAATCAAGCAGATGAACCCAAG ATGAGAATTGATGGCCCCCCCGCACAGCCTGCAAGAGCTTCTTACCCTCTGCAACTCCCCCCACTGCCCCAGTCTTTGCAGTCTCGAAGCAGCTACAGCGGAGTGTCTCCAGCATCACCTTCCTCACCCCCCtctccaccaccaccacctccgCCACCTCCTCCACTTCCCAACCCCACACACCACTCCACCCCAGTTGTGTTCACTAAGTACAGCACCCTTGCAAGGCTGCAAAACATCTCCCAGGCTCCGAATCATTACAAACAAACACCATTATTAGCAGCACAGCAACAACCTACGCCCCCTGTGCCACCCCCACAGTGTCTCAAACCTCTTATGAATAACACAACTGAAGTTGCCAGCAGTCCTCCTCCagccccaccaccaccacctcctccagaAATGCCAGTGCCAGGATCGGCCATGGCAGTGTTAAAGCATGCCCCTATAAGCCCCCAGTACACTCCCCCTCCACCTCCAGAGGAAGACCCATCTTATCTACACAGTAACGGATATTTGCCTCCACCACCACCCCCAGAACAGTTAAAATATCCACCTCCCCTCAGTACCAATGGGCTCCAACAATTCTTAGCTCAGAAGTTCCCCAATATGACCTATGACTTCTCACCTGTCCAGCAAGATGAAGAACCTCCACCGCCTCCTCCAGTATGTTTCTCTCCACCGCCTCAGCAGTCAGGCCCACCTGCTCCTCCTAAAACATTTACTGGTGGGTTTCCACCCCAAACAGCTCCAAAGCCAGGCCATGGCATTTCCCCCATTTCCCCTGTGCCACCTTCTCTTTCTCCAACCCCTTCTTTGATGAAGAAACAGCAGAGCCTCTCCAGTGGGCACAGTCCCAATCAACCGCCGCCTACCCTTCCCAAACAATACAGCCTTTCTTCCAAAGCTCCATCTGTATCTGCTCCTATCTCTCCAACCCAGTCACTTGTAAAACAGATTGTTAACCAGTTTCCCGATACCCTTGATGGATCCAAAGGTCCCATATCTCCCCCTGTGGTAAAAAACAAGCCTAAATGGCAACCAGGAGGACAGGCACAACCACAGTCTCCTGAATTTCCTCCACCTCCTCCAGAAAGTACCCTTGAatttcctcctcctcctgctccaaGTCCTCCTCCTGCTTCACAGCCCTCTGGTAAATCTGGATCACCAATCAAAAAATCCCCATCAACATCGTCAAATTCTTCTACTGGTTCAGGAGGAAAGAAGCCCCCTCCAACGCCACAGCGCAATTCTAGCATGAAGGCCACTTCTTCTGTTGAGTACCAGGAGTCTAAGAAAGTGGAGGATCTGGTCAGCATGTTTGGTCAAACAAGTCAAGCCCCACCCAGCTCCTTCTCAACTCCATCCTCTACAACAGGATCACCCTCCAAGGAGTCTTCTCGGGCACTAACAAAACCAGGCAAGATCAACTTAGCTAATCTGCCCTTGGCTCTACAGGGGAGGCAAAGTCACTGTCGTCAATCCAGCGCAGACTTTCCATCTCCTCCTCTGGATTGTGAGTTTCCCCCTCCACCGCCAGACTCCGAACTCCTGCCTCCACCACCTCTTCCATCAGAACTGCACATTGGGGCTCCCAAAGTGGCTGTGGTGAACCCACAACCCCAGCATTCCTCCAGCTCCACATCCTCATGGAAGCAGAGCTCCTTGAAGAAAATGCCCCCTCCTACTATGCATCGCCGCAGCAGTGGCCCACCTGAGCAGCTAGCTCTTTCTCCACCTCCTCAGCAGATGCCTCTGTCCTCTTTTAACTCTCAGATCCCACCTACGTCTCCCAAGGCAAATCTTTCCATGCAACCCAACTTCCTGGAAGACCTCAACAGAACTCTCAAAAGAAAGTCCATGACTCGACATGGCTCCCTCACCTCCTCCCGAATCTCAGCCAAGCTGGAGCCTGTAGCCACAATGGACGATATGGCCCTTCCACCCCCTCCTCCAGAGCTGCTGCTGGGCCAGCAGAAAAAGGGTGGATACACGAGCGCCAACATCTCAGGCTATGCAACATTACGGCGGGGTCCCCCACCTGCTCCACCCAAACGGGACCAAAACACTAAACTGACAAGCGAGTGGTAG